A single window of Candidatus Binatus sp. DNA harbors:
- a CDS encoding DUF933 domain-containing protein — translation MKTGIIGARGAGKSTVFHALTGLAPIAGTAEGRNRARPGQIKVADPRLDFLEAAYGSKKKIPVELTILDFAPNPKEQKEGAALDPSLLPLVRDMDALLIVIPQFAGMEKDLTATLESIEGELVFADFDQAERRLERLKKEKGGSDFERAALEKVIAWLGDGKALRLLELTAQEAHAFSSFGFLSRKPALVTVNCEMERAAADVTDAERAAVRAHGLEVFRLAAAFESELWELDEAGQKEMLKDAGLDAPARDRLIGALYQHLGLITFYTAGEPEAHAWSLRRGESALDAAGVIHTDIARGFIRAEVVSYEDFAIHKSDAKVKEAGKLRLEGRDYVMRDGDMIHIRFKV, via the coding sequence TTGAAGACCGGGATCATCGGCGCACGCGGCGCCGGGAAATCAACCGTATTTCACGCACTGACCGGACTCGCGCCGATTGCAGGCACGGCCGAGGGCCGCAATCGTGCGCGCCCGGGACAAATCAAGGTCGCGGATCCGCGCCTCGATTTTCTTGAAGCGGCGTACGGTTCGAAGAAGAAGATTCCGGTCGAGCTCACCATCCTCGACTTCGCGCCAAATCCCAAAGAGCAGAAGGAGGGCGCTGCGCTCGATCCGAGTCTGCTGCCGCTGGTGCGCGACATGGACGCGCTGCTGATCGTGATTCCGCAATTCGCCGGCATGGAAAAAGATCTGACCGCGACGCTCGAAAGTATCGAGGGCGAGTTGGTGTTCGCCGACTTCGATCAAGCCGAACGCCGCCTCGAGCGGCTGAAGAAGGAAAAGGGCGGCAGCGACTTCGAACGCGCGGCGCTCGAGAAAGTGATCGCATGGCTGGGCGACGGCAAAGCGCTGCGACTGCTCGAACTGACGGCGCAGGAGGCGCACGCATTTTCGAGCTTCGGGTTTCTTTCACGAAAGCCCGCGCTGGTCACCGTGAACTGCGAGATGGAACGCGCCGCCGCCGATGTCACCGACGCCGAACGCGCCGCCGTCCGGGCGCACGGACTCGAGGTGTTCAGGCTCGCGGCCGCTTTCGAGTCGGAATTATGGGAACTCGACGAGGCCGGCCAAAAAGAGATGCTCAAGGACGCTGGACTCGACGCGCCCGCGCGCGATCGGCTGATCGGCGCGCTCTACCAGCATCTCGGGCTGATCACTTTCTACACCGCCGGCGAGCCCGAGGCGCATGCATGGTCGTTGCGCCGCGGCGAGTCGGCGCTCGATGCCGCCGGCGTAATCCACACTGATATCGCGCGCGGATTCATCCGGGCCGAAGTTGTCAGCTACGAGGATTTCGCCATCCACAAGTCCGACGCGAAGGTCAAAGAGGCCGGCAAGCTCAGACTCGAAGGCCGCGACTACGTAATGCGCGACGGCGACATGATTCACATCCGCTTCAAGGTCTGA
- a CDS encoding Rrf2 family transcriptional regulator produces the protein MELTFYTDYALRVLIYAGLCRDRLCLISEIAEHYAISRNHLTKVVHGLARGGFVQTHRGKSGGLALARSPQEISLGDVVRYMEGPFRPVECFRTGNLCVVTGPCSLPKILEDAFHAFIDVLNAHTLADLLHHRGQLTKLLFPPSSSRQTEMA, from the coding sequence ATGGAACTCACATTCTATACCGACTACGCGCTTCGAGTTCTGATCTATGCGGGGCTGTGCCGCGATCGGCTCTGCCTCATCTCCGAAATTGCCGAGCATTACGCCATCTCCCGCAATCACCTGACGAAGGTCGTGCATGGCCTCGCTCGTGGAGGTTTCGTCCAGACTCATCGCGGCAAGAGCGGTGGTCTCGCCCTGGCGAGATCGCCCCAAGAGATCAGTCTTGGCGACGTGGTCCGGTACATGGAAGGCCCCTTCCGCCCAGTCGAATGTTTCCGAACCGGCAACCTGTGTGTAGTGACCGGGCCGTGCAGTCTGCCGAAGATCCTCGAAGATGCATTCCACGCATTTATCGATGTTCTCAACGCCCATACTCTGGCGGACTTGCTCCATCATCGCGGGCAGTTGACGAAGCTTCTCTTCCCGCCCTCGTCGTCTCGGCAAACGGAAATGGCTTAG
- a CDS encoding DUF1329 domain-containing protein, with translation MAPANATVKPGDSITPENAAQVKDLVSPGVFYAVTHGMHMDIVPTERVDWPPPYREATEKYSQQVRLTNDHRSLIGYVAGQPFPLIDPNDPYVGTKVIWNNVWRPITSDDYDLRFYDCQSEYIRPGQDQSIVNDIEIGHYAGYNLFGRTEVEPLPVDPDFKQSGRMWLFALYPLLAPQESRGQGLIRYRYLDPNRGDDSWDWQPGTRRVRRLNEAMLSTATGAQSYDPDHYSGFNPKTEQYNYKFLGEKQMLASVHAQHSPEDTCPYDGGATACPEAWELRHIYIVEATPRRGANNPGALDKLTDVYLDGEVWFQPYIDTYDQKGHLWRAHIYWLAYRDRPVPDARVAIYPFKREFVVGAASIDTQANFSSMCYLPGQHTPERECWYINMGAVDKDFCTVKAMVAAAP, from the coding sequence GTGGCACCAGCAAATGCGACAGTGAAGCCGGGCGACAGCATAACACCCGAAAATGCGGCACAGGTAAAAGATCTGGTTTCGCCCGGGGTCTTTTACGCAGTGACCCATGGAATGCACATGGATATCGTCCCGACCGAGCGGGTCGATTGGCCGCCGCCTTACAGGGAGGCGACGGAAAAGTATTCCCAGCAGGTGCGGCTCACTAATGATCATCGCAGCCTGATCGGCTACGTCGCCGGCCAGCCGTTTCCGCTGATCGATCCGAACGATCCTTATGTGGGAACGAAAGTCATCTGGAACAATGTGTGGCGGCCCATCACGAGCGATGACTACGATCTGCGCTTCTACGATTGCCAGAGCGAGTACATTCGTCCGGGCCAGGACCAGAGCATCGTCAACGACATCGAGATCGGTCATTACGCAGGATACAACCTGTTCGGACGGACCGAAGTCGAGCCGCTGCCGGTCGATCCGGACTTCAAGCAGTCGGGGCGCATGTGGCTGTTTGCTCTCTATCCACTGCTCGCGCCGCAGGAATCGCGCGGCCAGGGCCTGATCCGCTATCGCTACCTTGATCCGAACCGCGGCGACGACAGCTGGGATTGGCAGCCCGGCACCCGTCGTGTGCGGCGCCTGAACGAGGCGATGCTTTCCACCGCCACCGGCGCGCAGAGCTACGACCCTGATCACTATTCAGGCTTCAACCCCAAGACCGAGCAGTACAACTACAAATTCCTGGGTGAGAAGCAGATGCTCGCGAGCGTGCATGCGCAGCATTCGCCCGAAGATACTTGCCCCTACGATGGCGGTGCGACCGCATGCCCCGAGGCTTGGGAGCTGCGCCACATATACATCGTCGAGGCGACGCCCCGGCGCGGTGCGAACAATCCGGGTGCGCTCGACAAGTTGACCGACGTCTATCTCGACGGCGAAGTATGGTTCCAGCCGTACATCGACACCTACGACCAGAAGGGTCATTTGTGGCGCGCGCACATTTACTGGCTGGCCTATCGTGACCGCCCGGTGCCGGATGCCCGCGTCGCGATCTACCCGTTCAAGCGGGAGTTCGTAGTCGGTGCGGCTTCGATCGACACGCAGGCTAACTTCTCTTCAATGTGTTATCTGCCCGGCCAGCACACGCCCGAGCGCGAATGCTGGTACATCAACATGGGGGCAGTCGACAAGGATTTCTGCACGGTGAAGGCGATGGTGGCCGCAGCTCCTTAA
- a CDS encoding cbb3-type cytochrome c oxidase subunit I — translation MYRSQRLGLKYLTASTVMFGAMVVFGLLSSIYYIWPGFLLNVFNFNSAKIVHIDGLVIWLLMGFLGAIYWFLPQELEREVEGIALAEILFWVFCAAVAVVVVVFIFVQYGSATEASMWFINQGRKYVEAPRWAALGIVAVMVVFAYNVIGTAFKARKSTGILTVLMFDLIPLVVLYLDAFPEIRNMSEDLFWWWWLVHLWVEATWEVLIGCIMAWTLIHLVGASRRVVESWLYVEVALVLGTGILGLGHHYFWIGTPRYWFAIGGFFSALEPLPLLGMVVHAVYDAGSHHLRAANRPAFYWTLAEAFGNFIGGGVWGFMMTLPQINLYSHGTQWTASHGHFAFWGAYGCGVIAVLYLALEKSRGYEGLDGRAWKWSFALLNIGMLGMVGALLVAGMDQAFYERAIGGSTWGAFLAMEGRPWFVEGMWARFAFGLLFACGYAMLVYDLLATRRREVAVSEPMAAAGS, via the coding sequence ATGTATCGATCCCAGCGGCTGGGCCTGAAGTATCTCACCGCCTCGACGGTGATGTTCGGCGCGATGGTGGTCTTCGGCCTGCTGTCCTCGATCTATTACATCTGGCCCGGCTTTCTGCTGAACGTGTTCAACTTCAACAGCGCGAAGATCGTTCACATCGACGGGCTGGTGATCTGGCTGCTGATGGGATTTCTCGGCGCGATCTACTGGTTCCTTCCGCAGGAACTCGAGCGCGAGGTCGAAGGCATCGCGCTGGCCGAAATCCTCTTCTGGGTTTTCTGCGCGGCGGTGGCCGTGGTGGTGGTGGTATTTATCTTCGTGCAATACGGCTCGGCCACCGAAGCGTCGATGTGGTTCATCAACCAGGGCCGCAAGTACGTCGAAGCTCCTCGATGGGCCGCGCTGGGAATCGTGGCGGTGATGGTGGTGTTCGCGTACAACGTTATCGGTACTGCCTTCAAGGCGCGCAAGAGTACCGGCATCCTGACCGTATTGATGTTCGACCTGATCCCGCTGGTGGTCCTCTACCTCGACGCCTTTCCTGAAATTCGCAACATGTCGGAGGATCTGTTCTGGTGGTGGTGGCTGGTTCATCTGTGGGTCGAAGCGACCTGGGAAGTACTGATCGGATGCATCATGGCGTGGACCCTGATTCATCTGGTGGGCGCGTCGCGACGGGTGGTCGAGAGCTGGCTCTACGTGGAAGTTGCGCTGGTGCTTGGCACGGGCATCCTCGGGCTGGGCCATCACTATTTCTGGATCGGCACGCCGCGCTACTGGTTCGCAATCGGTGGATTTTTTTCGGCGTTGGAACCGCTGCCGCTGCTCGGGATGGTGGTGCATGCGGTGTATGACGCGGGCAGTCATCATTTGCGCGCCGCCAATCGTCCGGCGTTCTACTGGACGCTGGCCGAGGCCTTCGGAAATTTCATCGGTGGCGGCGTATGGGGCTTCATGATGACGCTGCCGCAAATCAACCTTTATTCGCATGGCACCCAATGGACGGCGTCGCACGGGCATTTCGCATTCTGGGGCGCTTACGGATGCGGCGTGATCGCGGTGCTCTATCTCGCGCTGGAGAAGAGCCGTGGCTATGAGGGTCTCGACGGCCGCGCCTGGAAATGGTCGTTCGCACTGCTCAACATCGGGATGCTGGGCATGGTCGGCGCGCTGCTGGTGGCGGGCATGGATCAGGCTTTCTATGAGCGCGCGATCGGCGGCTCGACCTGGGGCGCGTTTCTCGCGATGGAGGGGCGGCCGTGGTTCGTCGAGGGCATGTGGGCGCGCTTCGCCTTCGGGCTCCTGTTCGCATGCGGCTATGCGATGCTGGTGTACGACCTGCTGGCGACGAGACGGCGCGAGGTTGCCGTAAGCGAACCGATGGCGGCGGCAGGATCATGA
- a CDS encoding choice-of-anchor D domain-containing protein produces MFKRNLFAVVVLLGLIVSAAFTSWTQDTSDAGISSPPIARSWPPDVTNYARPATAYDIGHAKGLSAPGFFVVEVPNSAGGEPDLAINPLNLNQIVVHAGFGGWTGSAPNEVSNDGGLTWTQSFQIPNPTGVSGQGGCPCDITHDYGLDGNLYGTYLGATDVYSASNTNPFANLFSYFLVGGVAQQTDFGAPGNADQPQLLTDVDPTTAGQNNTYVAYDDDASNNLRVSVALGTQPPNFTKDNVAGVYFGGGTNQGLRIAVDPRTGYIYSLYQGCTSGCGGSSKTIAYVLNRSLDAGTTWTLNGSGTGITVATGVTVQPTPKFGTVNALLGGINHAAVDPTTGDVYVVFGAANGSASQGIYIVQITFDGASPSNAIIGTVHPVSPFALEAALPAVAVAPNGTIGVLYTSFDGFSVDGFPIYSGHFAYSTDAGATFTDKDLLTFLSPATDSGNSRQRVLGDYQQLKVVNDLPPANAGATFYGVFTGNGAALGDATANNDAIFFKVTLAPQINLNPNPVAIGDVCEGSTGQAQLDVSDTGADNLLISSITRTSGSTDISLAAGPTFPVNISPDANFNFTFACKPTSVGAKTATFTIASNDPANPNTVVTATCNTASGTINPTGSGNFGIAVCAGTAPTQTLKLNNVGTCNLDVSSAALTGCSSDFTLVNPAEFPATISPDSGLGVGIQFSPTSQGLQSCNLTISSDDPVNSTVLIPLSGEKGNGAINITGSGNFGAAVCGGKAPPQTLKINNTGPCNLIVTSAVISCADFTLVNPAEFPATISADSGLDVGVNFTPTSAGPKSCTLTINSNDPSNPAVVIPLNATTPLASASLTFPAGLTFPPTVIQQSAACPVKMGVPVTDGGACPVQINSVTLTSTSVPPNLDYSLTGLPGLPVTLAAGAQLGAGDLDLVFEPSAVARTSTGTANFIFVNDPITGATATTAVPYCGEAVHRGLRVLVTLAGVPVSTVKKIVLQNAFGPEQPHGDFNHIKTIRNAALQTVTGVAPCPSFQFHAEFGGVGNPFELKDGVYRVKVTLKVGKKTKQKVVRVAMDQCSFTPNVIVAF; encoded by the coding sequence ATGTTCAAACGAAACCTGTTTGCGGTCGTCGTGTTGCTCGGCCTGATTGTTTCGGCAGCATTTACCTCGTGGACTCAGGATACTTCGGATGCCGGCATTAGCTCGCCGCCGATCGCCAGGAGTTGGCCGCCCGACGTGACGAACTATGCGCGCCCGGCGACTGCATACGACATTGGGCACGCCAAAGGCCTTTCGGCGCCGGGGTTCTTCGTAGTTGAAGTACCCAATTCCGCCGGCGGCGAGCCCGACCTTGCAATCAACCCGCTCAACCTGAATCAGATCGTGGTTCACGCCGGATTCGGGGGATGGACTGGAAGCGCTCCCAACGAAGTCTCCAACGACGGCGGCCTGACCTGGACCCAAAGCTTCCAAATTCCCAACCCTACAGGCGTCAGCGGACAGGGCGGATGTCCCTGCGACATTACGCACGACTATGGTCTGGACGGCAACCTGTACGGGACGTATCTGGGCGCAACGGATGTCTATTCCGCGTCCAACACTAATCCGTTCGCCAATCTCTTTAGTTACTTCCTGGTTGGTGGCGTCGCACAGCAGACCGACTTCGGTGCGCCCGGGAACGCCGATCAGCCTCAGCTTCTCACCGACGTAGATCCGACGACCGCGGGCCAGAACAACACCTACGTAGCGTACGATGACGACGCCTCGAACAACCTGAGGGTTTCGGTGGCGCTTGGCACGCAGCCTCCGAACTTCACGAAGGACAACGTGGCAGGGGTTTACTTCGGCGGCGGCACCAACCAGGGCCTTCGGATCGCAGTCGATCCCCGCACCGGCTACATTTACAGCCTCTACCAGGGTTGTACCTCGGGCTGTGGTGGAAGTTCCAAGACGATCGCGTACGTACTCAATCGTTCGCTCGACGCCGGGACCACTTGGACTCTCAACGGTTCTGGAACGGGAATCACGGTTGCGACCGGTGTGACCGTTCAGCCGACGCCGAAGTTCGGCACGGTCAATGCCCTGCTGGGCGGTATCAATCACGCGGCAGTCGATCCGACGACCGGTGATGTTTACGTGGTCTTCGGAGCCGCGAACGGCTCCGCAAGCCAGGGAATCTACATCGTACAAATCACGTTTGATGGCGCCAGCCCCAGCAACGCCATCATCGGCACAGTTCACCCGGTCTCCCCGTTCGCGCTTGAAGCGGCATTGCCGGCGGTGGCGGTCGCGCCCAACGGGACCATCGGCGTTCTCTACACGTCATTTGACGGATTCTCCGTGGACGGCTTTCCGATCTATTCGGGACACTTTGCGTACAGCACTGACGCCGGTGCGACTTTCACTGACAAGGATCTCCTGACCTTCCTGTCGCCGGCGACCGACAGTGGCAATTCCCGGCAGCGGGTGCTCGGCGACTACCAGCAGTTGAAGGTGGTCAACGACCTGCCGCCTGCCAACGCCGGCGCCACCTTCTACGGCGTATTCACCGGCAACGGCGCGGCGCTGGGAGACGCGACCGCCAACAACGATGCGATTTTCTTCAAGGTAACGCTGGCTCCGCAAATCAACCTCAACCCGAACCCGGTTGCGATCGGAGATGTCTGCGAAGGCTCAACCGGACAAGCGCAACTGGACGTGTCGGACACGGGCGCGGATAACCTGCTCATCAGCAGCATAACCCGGACCTCCGGAAGCACCGATATCTCGCTGGCGGCCGGCCCGACCTTCCCCGTGAACATCAGCCCGGACGCCAATTTCAACTTCACGTTCGCCTGTAAGCCGACCTCGGTCGGCGCGAAGACCGCTACCTTCACCATAGCGAGCAATGATCCGGCCAATCCGAATACTGTCGTCACGGCGACGTGCAACACGGCGTCGGGTACGATTAACCCAACCGGAAGCGGCAATTTCGGCATCGCGGTTTGCGCCGGAACGGCTCCAACGCAGACGCTCAAGCTCAACAACGTCGGGACGTGCAACCTCGACGTGTCGTCGGCGGCGCTTACCGGCTGTTCCAGCGATTTCACGCTGGTGAACCCGGCTGAGTTTCCGGCGACGATCAGTCCGGACTCGGGTCTCGGCGTTGGCATTCAATTCTCGCCGACATCGCAAGGACTACAGTCGTGCAATCTCACGATCAGCAGCGATGACCCGGTCAATTCCACGGTCCTAATTCCTCTCAGTGGTGAAAAGGGAAATGGAGCCATCAACATAACCGGCAGCGGCAATTTCGGCGCCGCGGTTTGCGGCGGAAAGGCTCCCCCGCAGACGCTGAAAATCAATAACACCGGCCCCTGCAACCTCATCGTAACGTCGGCGGTGATCTCGTGTGCCGATTTCACCTTGGTGAACCCGGCTGAGTTTCCGGCGACGATCAGTGCGGACTCGGGTCTCGACGTCGGCGTCAACTTCACGCCGACATCAGCAGGACCAAAGTCGTGCACTCTCACGATCAACAGCAACGACCCGAGCAATCCCGCGGTCGTTATTCCTCTCAATGCGACCACGCCGTTGGCTTCCGCGTCGTTGACATTCCCGGCGGGACTCACGTTCCCACCGACGGTGATTCAGCAGAGTGCGGCGTGTCCTGTGAAGATGGGTGTTCCGGTCACGGACGGCGGCGCGTGCCCGGTGCAGATCAATTCCGTTACTCTGACTTCGACCAGCGTCCCTCCTAATCTTGATTACTCGCTGACCGGACTTCCGGGTTTGCCGGTAACGCTGGCGGCGGGCGCTCAACTTGGCGCCGGTGACCTCGACCTGGTCTTCGAGCCATCCGCTGTCGCGCGCACCAGCACGGGCACCGCGAACTTCATTTTTGTCAACGACCCGATCACGGGCGCCACCGCTACCACTGCGGTGCCGTACTGCGGCGAGGCGGTCCATCGGGGCCTGCGAGTGCTGGTAACTCTGGCCGGAGTCCCGGTGTCAACCGTGAAGAAAATAGTCTTGCAAAACGCGTTTGGGCCGGAACAGCCGCACGGAGACTTCAATCACATAAAGACCATAAGGAACGCGGCGTTGCAGACTGTAACCGGGGTGGCGCCATGCCCGTCGTTCCAGTTCCACGCGGAATTTGGCGGCGTCGGCAATCCCTTCGAGCTCAAGGATGGCGTGTATCGGGTCAAGGTCACGCTCAAGGTCGGCAAGAAGACCAAGCAGAAGGTCGTCAGAGTCGCCATGGACCAGTGTTCCTTTACGCCGAATGTGATAGTGGCGTTCTGA
- a CDS encoding pyridoxal phosphate-dependent decarboxylase family protein — MPKAAKKQQEPSGPFGDMFPYRETFETYHELPKKGRPAEEVLRKLRSIARHEDARWQTGQISGTYFHGGMEHYAYLNRVFALFSHVNLLHRDMCPSGTKFEGEIIAMTARMLGAALARENDPQADVCGAITSGGTESVILPMLAYREKAKAERSITAPEMVVPETIHPAFSKGAHFFGIKLIRVPVGADYLADVNAMRRAIGPNTIAIAGSAANFPHGLIDPIEKLSELALEAGVGLHVDSCFGGFILPWIAKLGYDVPAFDFRLPGVTSMSCDTHKWGYGLKGASVVLYRNRALRRRMYFAMTDWQGGLYASPTVAGSRSEGISASTWAAMVTLGEEGYLKTTRRIMKAADTIKSGVAKIPELKIIGKPTYCIAFTSDKVDIYHVNDFLVERGWRLNGLQRPAGFHLCVTLPQTLPGVAARFVKDIAAGVEYAKNPPAAPARSGAVYGGGAASLDPSMVNELMLAWLDSSTEVP, encoded by the coding sequence ATGCCCAAGGCAGCAAAGAAGCAGCAAGAGCCCTCCGGACCTTTCGGAGATATGTTCCCCTATCGCGAAACCTTCGAGACCTACCACGAACTGCCCAAGAAGGGCCGCCCGGCCGAGGAGGTCTTGCGCAAGTTGCGCAGCATCGCGCGCCACGAGGACGCGCGCTGGCAGACCGGCCAGATCTCGGGCACCTACTTCCACGGCGGGATGGAGCACTATGCCTACCTCAACCGCGTGTTTGCGCTCTTCTCGCACGTCAACCTGCTGCACCGCGACATGTGCCCGAGTGGGACCAAATTCGAGGGCGAGATAATCGCGATGACCGCGCGGATGCTGGGCGCGGCGCTGGCGCGCGAGAACGATCCGCAGGCCGACGTGTGCGGAGCGATCACTTCGGGCGGCACCGAGAGCGTCATCCTGCCGATGCTGGCGTATCGGGAGAAAGCCAAAGCCGAGCGCTCAATCACGGCGCCCGAGATGGTGGTGCCGGAGACGATTCATCCGGCATTTTCCAAGGGCGCGCACTTTTTCGGCATCAAGCTGATTCGCGTGCCGGTCGGAGCCGATTACCTGGCCGACGTGAACGCGATGCGGCGCGCGATCGGGCCCAACACCATCGCGATCGCGGGTTCGGCGGCGAATTTCCCGCACGGGCTGATCGATCCGATCGAGAAGTTGTCCGAGCTGGCGCTTGAAGCCGGCGTCGGCCTGCACGTCGATAGCTGCTTCGGCGGTTTCATTCTGCCGTGGATCGCAAAGCTCGGGTACGACGTTCCGGCGTTCGACTTCCGCCTGCCCGGCGTCACCTCGATGTCCTGCGATACGCACAAATGGGGCTACGGGCTCAAGGGCGCGTCGGTGGTGCTCTATCGCAATCGCGCGTTGCGCCGGCGGATGTACTTCGCGATGACCGACTGGCAGGGCGGGTTGTATGCGTCGCCCACCGTGGCGGGCAGCCGCTCGGAAGGAATCAGCGCATCGACCTGGGCGGCGATGGTCACGCTCGGCGAGGAGGGATACCTGAAGACGACCCGTCGCATCATGAAGGCGGCGGACACGATCAAGTCGGGGGTCGCAAAAATCCCGGAGCTCAAGATTATCGGCAAGCCGACCTACTGCATCGCGTTCACGTCCGACAAGGTGGACATCTACCACGTCAACGATTTTCTCGTGGAGCGTGGATGGCGGCTTAACGGGCTGCAGCGACCCGCGGGCTTTCACCTGTGCGTCACCCTGCCGCAGACGCTTCCGGGCGTGGCGGCGCGTTTCGTCAAGGACATCGCAGCCGGCGTCGAGTACGCGAAGAATCCGCCGGCGGCGCCAGCGCGCAGCGGCGCGGTGTACGGCGGCGGCGCAGCCTCGCTCGATCCATCGATGGTGAATGAACTGATGCTGGCTTGGCTCGACTCGAGCACCGAAGTCCCGTAA
- the hisN gene encoding histidinol-phosphatase, with the protein MPAMDDRAIEEYAAFACHLADLAGRTILPYFRVRLAVENKAGGSGYDPVTLADRAAERAIRDEIHRVHPGHGILGEEHGSAAGTDALTWIIDPIDGTRAFIIGQLHWGVLIALNDGARPVIGVMHQPYTGETFVGSRLGAELRRHGTSNSLQVRECRRLEDAIVCATDPAMFSGPGERDAFRQLASKARMRRYGGDCYSYCLLAAGFIDLVIESSLQSYDIQPVIPIIEAAGGIVTSWSGGLPYDGGQIIAAGDRELHKIALAMLAPAAR; encoded by the coding sequence ATGCCGGCGATGGATGATCGCGCGATCGAAGAGTACGCCGCCTTTGCCTGCCATCTGGCGGACCTCGCGGGACGCACGATCCTGCCGTATTTTCGCGTGCGCTTGGCGGTCGAGAATAAGGCGGGCGGCAGCGGCTACGATCCGGTGACGCTCGCCGATCGTGCAGCGGAGCGAGCGATCCGCGACGAGATTCACCGTGTTCATCCCGGCCACGGAATCCTCGGCGAGGAGCACGGCTCCGCGGCCGGCACCGACGCGCTGACCTGGATCATCGATCCGATTGACGGGACGCGCGCCTTCATTATCGGACAACTGCATTGGGGCGTTTTGATCGCACTCAACGACGGCGCGCGACCGGTGATCGGCGTGATGCATCAGCCGTACACGGGCGAGACGTTCGTCGGCTCACGTCTGGGCGCCGAACTGAGGCGCCACGGCACAAGCAACTCACTGCAGGTGCGCGAATGCCGGCGGCTCGAAGACGCGATCGTCTGCGCAACCGATCCGGCGATGTTCTCGGGTCCGGGCGAACGCGACGCATTTCGCCAGCTCGCGTCCAAGGCGCGGATGAGGCGCTACGGCGGCGATTGCTATTCGTACTGCCTGCTCGCCGCGGGCTTCATCGATCTGGTGATCGAATCGAGCCTCCAGTCGTACGATATTCAACCCGTCATCCCGATCATCGAGGCCGCAGGTGGAATCGTGACGAGTTGGTCGGGCGGCCTGCCATATGACGGCGGGCAGATCATCGCCGCCGGCGATCGCGAGCTGCACAAAATCGCGCTCGCGATGCTGGCGCCCGCCGCGCGATAA
- a CDS encoding NnrS family protein, whose translation MTLPENVERAALSPPAAISRWRSEPFRLFFPLGVLFAWIGVGHWLLYTTGATATYSCRFHGLVQMQAFMMAFAVGFLLTALPRRTQSPPVGRMEMAALAAALVVTTGAAIIESWVLAEIAYATLFVLLIQFALRRFLASTAGRRPPAAFVLLPIAAAQGLAGAALIAAADANAVLPSSGHLGALLVEQGVFLCLAVGIGSLVLPLIGGAPPPPDLGSAPREAWKALAYAAAGVAIFASLLLEQLGFERSGPLFRAMVVAIGLGFGGGALRLPGKPGAHRKLVWLAVWLMPVGLIASAIWPDYRVPALHILYIGGFSMMAFGVGSHVAMSHLNMEQLALGRPPAVIILGAAFVIALCARLAADASDTYFIHVGWAAAVWILGSAVWLAFFGPKLLRS comes from the coding sequence GTGACGCTGCCCGAAAATGTTGAACGCGCGGCGCTATCGCCGCCTGCGGCCATCTCGCGTTGGCGTAGCGAACCGTTCCGGCTGTTCTTTCCGCTGGGCGTCCTCTTCGCGTGGATCGGTGTAGGTCACTGGCTGCTGTACACCACCGGAGCGACTGCTACCTATTCGTGCCGCTTTCACGGCCTGGTGCAGATGCAGGCGTTCATGATGGCGTTTGCCGTGGGGTTTCTACTCACTGCTCTGCCGCGCCGAACGCAATCCCCGCCAGTTGGGCGAATGGAGATGGCGGCGTTGGCGGCAGCGCTGGTTGTCACCACTGGCGCGGCGATTATCGAGTCGTGGGTTTTGGCCGAAATCGCTTACGCAACGCTGTTTGTGCTGCTCATCCAGTTTGCGCTGCGTCGATTCTTGGCTAGCACTGCGGGCCGCCGCCCGCCGGCCGCCTTCGTGCTCTTGCCTATCGCCGCCGCACAGGGTCTGGCGGGCGCTGCGCTGATCGCCGCAGCCGACGCGAACGCCGTGCTTCCCTCGAGCGGCCATCTTGGTGCGTTGCTGGTCGAGCAGGGAGTATTTCTATGCCTTGCGGTTGGCATCGGCAGTCTGGTTCTGCCGCTCATCGGCGGCGCACCTCCACCTCCAGACCTGGGCTCCGCGCCTCGCGAAGCCTGGAAGGCGCTGGCATATGCGGCAGCCGGGGTTGCGATCTTTGCAAGCTTGCTGCTTGAACAGCTTGGCTTTGAACGAAGCGGCCCGCTGTTTCGCGCGATGGTAGTAGCGATCGGACTTGGGTTCGGAGGCGGTGCATTGCGCCTGCCCGGCAAGCCGGGTGCGCACCGCAAGCTGGTGTGGCTCGCGGTGTGGCTAATGCCAGTGGGATTGATCGCCTCGGCAATCTGGCCCGACTATCGCGTGCCGGCCCTGCACATTCTCTATATTGGCGGCTTTAGCATGATGGCTTTTGGAGTAGGCAGCCACGTTGCGATGAGCCATCTGAATATGGAGCAACTCGCGCTTGGGAGGCCGCCCGCGGTGATCATACTGGGCGCGGCATTCGTGATCGCGCTGTGCGCGAGGCTGGCGGCCGATGCCAGCGATACCTACTTCATTCACGTCGGATGGGCGGCCGCCGTGTGGATTTTGGGCTCGGCGGTTTGGTTGGCCTTCTTCGGCCCGAAGCTGCTTCGTTCCTGA